In a genomic window of Lycium ferocissimum isolate CSIRO_LF1 chromosome 9, AGI_CSIRO_Lferr_CH_V1, whole genome shotgun sequence:
- the LOC132031509 gene encoding protein DETOXIFICATION 29-like: MEDNNVPLLTSTKWEESPKSTKVSFDADEDDIQQINGVKNFVKEFHYESKKLWYLAGPAIFTSLCQYSLGAVTQIFAGHVGTIQLAAVSIQLSVIAGFSEGVLLGMGSALETLCGQAFGAKQTDMLGIYMQRSWIILSATALVLMFLNIFATQILTLIGQQERIAQWAGQFSIWMIPMVFAYAFEFPIMKFLQAQSKIMTMAVIAGVTFAMHALLAWLVMLKLGWGLAAGAVVLNCSWWFMVGAKMMYIFWGNCGEAWSGFSWEAFKNLWSFIRLSLASGVMICLELWYFMSLILAAGYVKDAEIAVDATSICANIIGWTFMLCIGFNAAISVRVSNELGAGHPRRAKFSVVVVSITSLAIGALLTLLLILTRSQYPLLFTNNAKVQRMVYDLTPVLGLTLFVNTLQPTLSGVAIGAGWQEHVAYVNIVCYYVIGIPLGLFLTFFINWGMPGMWYGMLVGTTAQTCVLIWIVARTDWDKEASDAGDRIKQLGGNKNANVIDGYAIS, translated from the exons ATGGAGGACAATAACGTACCACTTCTTACTTCAACCAAATGGGAGGAATCACCAAAATCAACAAAGGTTTCTTTTGATGCTGATGAAGATGATATCCAGCAAATTAATGGAGTGAAAAACTTTGTAAAGGAATTTCATTACGAGTCTAAAAAGCTGTGGTACCTAGCTGGACCTGCTATTTTCACTTCACTTTGTCAATATTCATTAGGTGCTGTTACTCAAATTTTTGCTGGTCATGTTGGAACCATTCAACTTGCTGCTGTCTCTATTCAACTCTCTGTTATTGCTGGATTTTCTGAAGGTGTCCTG TTGGGAATGGGAAGCGCATTGGAGACACTGTGTGGGCAAGCATTTGGAGCTAAACAAACAGATATGCTTGGCATTTACATGCAAAGATCATGGATAATCCTCAGTGCAACTGCACTAGTTTTAATGTTTTTGAACATATTTGCCACCCAAATTCTAACCTTAATAGGCCAACAGGAAAGAATAGCACAATGGGCAGGACAATTCTCAATATGGATGATACCAATGGTTTTTGCTTATGCCTTTGAGTTCCCCATAATGAAGTTTCTTCAAGCTCAAAGCAAGATTATGACTATGGCAGTCATAGCTGGGGTTACTTTTGCTATGCACGCTTTGTTAGCTTGGTTggttatgttgaagttgggttggGGTTTGGCAGCAGGTGCAGTGGTACTAAATTGTTCATGGTGGTTCATGGTTGGTGCAAAAATGATGTATATTTTTTGGGGGAATTGTGGTGAAGCTTGGTCTGGATTTTCTTGGGAGGCATTCAAAAATCTTTGGTCATTTATTAGATTGTCTCTTGCTTCTGGGGTCATGATATG CTTAGAACTTTGGTATTTCATGTCGTTGATTCTGGCCGCAGGATACGTTAAGGATGCAGAAATTGCGGTGGATGCTACTTCAATATG TGCAAACATAATAGGATGGACGTTCATGTTGTGTATTGGATTCAATGCTGCAATAAG tgtAAGGGTATCAAATGAACTAGGAGCAGGACATCCAAGAAGAGCAAAGTTCTCAGTGGTGGTGGTCTCAATTACTTCACTTGCAATTGGTGCATTGTTGACACTTTTACTCATCCTTACGAGAAGCCAATACCCACTTTTGTTCACAAATAATGCAAAAGTACAAAGGATGGTGTATGATCTCACTCCTGTATTGGGACTAACCCTCTTTGTCAACACACTCCAACCTACACTCTCTG GGGTGGCAATTGGAGCAGGATGGCAAGAACATGTGGCTTATGTGAACATAGTATGCTATTATGTCATTGGAATCCCTTTGGGTCTCTTCCTTACCTTTTTCATCAACTGGGGCATGCCG GGCATGTGGTATGGGATGTTAGTTGGAACTACAGCTCAGACTTGTGTTCTGATTTGGATAGTTGCAAGAACTGATTGGGACAAGGAG GCTTCTGACGCTGGAGATAGAATAAAGCAACTGGGAGGAAACAAAAATGCCAATGTCATTGATGGATACGCCATTAGCTGA